One genomic window of Salvia miltiorrhiza cultivar Shanhuang (shh) chromosome 4, IMPLAD_Smil_shh, whole genome shotgun sequence includes the following:
- the LOC131023119 gene encoding uncharacterized protein LOC131023119, whose amino-acid sequence MLTELDEWRNEAYESSRIYKERAKKFHDLNIRTKEFKPGHEVLLYDSKLRLFPGKLQSRWRGPYVVHKSNWNGTYELLASNGSTFTVNGHRLKPYFKEELDRDVEVVNFVDP is encoded by the coding sequence ATGCTGACGGAGTTAgatgagtggaggaatgaaGCTTACGAGAGTTCCCGGATCTACAAGGAAAGGGCGAAGAAGTTCCATGATTTGAACATTCGCACAAAGGAATTCAAGCCGGGACATGAGGTACTCTTGTATGATTCTAAGCTTCGTCtatttcctggcaagctgcagtcTAGATGGAGAGGTCCTTACGTGGTTcacaagagcaattggaatgggacctATGAGTTGCTTGCGTCGAATGGGTCTACTTTCACTGTTAATGGCCATCGCCTCAAACCATATTTCAAAGAAGAGTTGGACCGCGACGTGGAAGTGGTCAACTTCGTTGATCCGTGA